The Prunus persica cultivar Lovell chromosome G7, Prunus_persica_NCBIv2, whole genome shotgun sequence genome has a segment encoding these proteins:
- the LOC18771672 gene encoding uncharacterized protein LOC18771672 isoform X1: protein MGRPEPCVLFAQTFVHPHLDEYVDEVLFAEPIVITACEFLEQNVSFASQAVTLLGATSPPSFALEVFVQCEGETKFRRLCQPFLYSPSSSNVLEVEAVVTNHLVVRGSYRSLSLVIYGNTAEDLGQFNIEFDDSSITNLVSSAVGKLEDLPLALHSTNLTIEDSISALSTLCLPVAASDISVEANQLLQLMLKVCELPNLGDALHNIVSTVVSAATSYVTCSWGRSSDCEELNNVLSEARTELIELYKVYKQESRNALGESLADSGLFESQADLVNSKQLVDVLSQYFCFNRDFVSDGHHQLPQNTNVMLGLSVALLLCSGRESCFHFVSGGGMEQLVHVFCRDEQISTATTLLLLGVVEKATQHSFGCEGFLGWWPREDENKLSGVSDGYSKLLNLLLQKQRHDVASCATYVLHRLRFYEVASRFECAVLSVLGGLSTVGRVTSDTLDMLICAKSQLKKLLKLINSRGPIEDPSPVARATKSLILGQTEGVLSYKASNNLITASNCCFSNWDIDLHLLDLLKERGFLPLSVAILSSSILRSEVGRAMDVFVDIASSIGAILLSLLFCRSGLIFLLHHPELSATIIHALRGANNVNKDACLPLRYASVSISKGFFCAPQEVGMIVGTHLRVVNAIDRLLTASPNSEEFLWVLWELCALARSDCGRQALLALGYFPEAVKILIEALHSAKEQEPVAKNSGASPLNIAIFHSAAEIFEVIVSDSTASSLGSWIGHVVELHRALHSSSPGSNRKDAPTRLLEWIDAGVIYHKNGATGLIRYAAVLASGGDAHLTSTIPLVSDLADVENVIGDSSGGSDANVMENLGKFISDKSFDGVILRDSSVAQLTTAFRILAFISENSTVAATLYDEGVIAIIYAVLVNCRFMLERSSNSYDYLVDEGTECNSTSDLLSERNREQSLVDLVVPTLVLLINLLQKLQEVQEQHRNTKLLNVLLRLHREVSPKLAACAADLSSPHPDSALGFGAICHLLVSALACWPVYGWTPGLFDSLLANVQVTSLLALGPKETCSLLCLLNDLFPEEGVWLWKNGMPLLSALRKLSVGTVLGPQKEREVNWYLHPVHLEKLLSQLMPHLDKVAQIIQHYAISALVVIQDMLRVFIIRIACQKAESCSILLRPIFSWILDHAYDFSSPSDVDAYKVYRYLDFLASLLEHPRAKALLLKEGVIQMLTRVLDRCLAATDTDRVEILDGRSSAKFEFGLLNWSLPVFKSFSLIFTSQASLHHAGENDLHKFENLSTEDCTIILKYLLRFFQVLPVGKELLACLTAFKELGYCSEGRRALAATFDCVSSVVDDREKDGNGNYSLPNEYEWRKSPPLLCCCKNLLRSVDSKDGLSSYTIEAVNALSMGSFSFCLDGERLNPDRVVAVKFLFGIPDDIGEEDSVPHANISYIRELTSMLKTIAADHVADSDTQTPLCQVLESVKSLILLLQKPSSSLKLDDVFSSDFVPLPLNIIVSSKIHIMSDGGAEMADDYLYQGALGDKFQWECPETLPDRLSQSNLSVKRKMPSLDGPNRRARGENSPAETPNQNVFSRGLGSTTASSGPTRRDTFRQRKPNTSRPPSMHVDDYVARERNDGVSNSNVIAVQRVGSTGGRPPSIHVDEFMARQRERQNPVSPVVGDAAVQVKSATPVNDTATEKFNRPKQLKADLDDDLHGIDIVFDGEESEPDDKLPFPQPDDNLQQPAPVVVEQSSPHSIVAETESDIHDLATPSASNMDENTQSEFSSRMSVSRPEIPLTREPSVTSDKKYYEHSDDPKNATLLRTSSGFDSATAANSPRFPVFAYNNSSASSVQLPVDSRMTPQNFFPKSSPQHAGNAPVASGSPGFYDQRFLPNQPPLPPMPPPSTAVISQTSESVPSQSSPFVNSLTDVQQQLPTAFQIRSDYLSAFNNGSTSSRNSVSSPNGAARPPPPLPPTPPPFSSSPYNLTSNRTISQSSVYNQTSVGATELPQSSTAPSNDARLGGLSASGARVNTYSPPSLVPHMVFRPGSNSMSLYGSLPTQLQGDNASILQNLSIPQAIHSLAQLQPLQPPQLPRPPQPPQHLRPPLQASQQLEQGVSLQSQVQMHHPLQILQQPQVSPMHAYYQSQQQEFVHVQQQQQVDHSQLQAMHQSGDASSQQQQDPGMSLHEYFKSPEAIQSLLSDRDKLCQLLEQHPKLMQMLQEKLGQL, encoded by the exons GGCGACTTCACCTCCTTCATTTGCTTTGGAGGTATTTGTTCAATGTGAGGGGGAGACAAAGTTCAGGCGCCTCTGTCAGCCTTTCCTTTATTCTCcttcttcatcaaatgtgCTAGAAGTAGAG GCTGTTGTAACTAATCATCTGGTTGTAAGGGGCAGCTACCGCAGTCTGAGTTTAGTAATATATGGAAACACAGCAGAAGATCTGGGGCAATTCAACATTGAATTTGATGATAGCTCTATAACTAATCTTGTTAGCTCGGCTGTGGGAAAGCTTGAAGACCTCCCTCTGGCTTTACATTCAACTAATCTGACAATTGAGGATTCCATATCAGCTTTGAGTACTCTATGTCTACCTGTTGCGGCATCAGATATATCTGTTGAAGCTAATCAATTATTACAACTGATGTTGAAGGTTTGTGAGTTGCCCAATCTAGGGGATGCATTGCATAACATTGTCAGCACTGTAGTATCAGCTGCCACTTCTTATGTTACCTGCTCTTGGGGAAGATCCAGTGATTGTGAAGAGTTGAACAATGTTCTTAGTGAGGCAAGAACAGAGCTTATTGAGCTCTATAAAGTGTATAAACAAGAATCGAGGAATGCATTAGGTGAATCATTGGCAGACAGTGGACTTTTTGAGTCTCAGGCTGATTTAGTAAATTCCAAACAGTTGGTGGATGTGTTAAGTCAgtacttttgttttaatagGGACTTTGTAAGTGATggacatcaccaacttccacag AATACAAATGTCATGCTGGGGTTGAGTGTAGCTCTTCTTTTGTGCTCTGGAAGAGAGAGCTGCTTTCACTTTGTGAGTGGTGGGGGAATGGAGCAGCTTGTACATGTTTTTTGTCGTGATGAGCAGATTTCTACCGCTACTACATTGCTGCTACTTGGAGTTGTTGAGAAGGCTACTCAACATTCTTTCGGGTGTGAAGGATTTTTAGGTTGGTGGCCACGTGAAGATGAAAACAAGCTATCTGGTGTCAGTGATGGTTATAGTaaattgttgaatctgttatTGCAAAAACAGCGTCATGATGTTGCTTCTTGTGCAACTTATGTCCTTCATCGCTTAAGATTTTATGAGGTTGCTTCAAGATTCGAG TGTGCAGTTTTGTCGGTATTGGGAGGTCTCTCTACTGTTGGTAGGGTCACAAGTGATACTTTGGACATGCTTATCTGTGCAAAGTCACAACTTAAAAAGCTGTTG AAATTGATAAATTCACGTGGTCCAATTGAAGATCCTTCTCCAGTTGCCCGTGCAACCAAATCATTGATTCTTGGTCAAACAGAAGGTGTGCTGTCATATAAAGCATCCAATAACCTGATTACTGCATCAAATTGTTGTTTCTCAAATTGGGATATCGACTTGCATTTGCTGGATCTTCTCAAG GAGAGGGGATTTCTACCTCTATCAGTTGCAATATTGTCATCATCCATATTGCGTTCAGAAGTGGGACGTGCTATGGACGTATTTGTGGATATTGCATCATCAATTGGGGCCATACTACTTTCCCTTCTATTTTGTCGCTCAG GCCTAATTTTCCTCCTACATCACCCTGAACTTTCTGCAACAATAATACATGCCCTAAGGGGTGCTAATAATGTGAATAAGGATGCGTGTCTTCCTCTTCGATATGCGTCTGTTTCAATATCCAAAGGATTCTTTTGTGCACCACAGGAAGTTGGAATGATTGTTGGGACCCATTTGAGGGTG GTTAATGCCATAGACCGTTTGCTTACTGCATCCCCAAACTCAGAAGAATTTTTATGGGTGTTGTGGGAACTATGTGCTCTTGCAAG GTCTGACTGTGGACGACAGGCACTATTGGCTTTGGGATATTTTCCAGAG GCtgttaaaattttgattgaaGCATTACATTCTGCCAAGGAACAAGAGCCAGTTGCTAAAAATAGTG GAGCCTCGCCACTAAATATTGCAATATTTCACTCAGCTGCTGAGATTTTTGAAGTTATTGTTTCTGATTCAACTGCATCTTCTCTTGGATCTTGGATTGGACATGTTGTGGAGCTCCATAGGGCTTTACATTCCTCTTCTCCAGGGTCGAATAGGAAAGATGCCCCCACACGGCTGTTGGAATGGATAGATGCTGGTGTAATATATCATAAAAATGGGGCTACAGGTCTTATACGGTATGCTGCTGTATTAGCTTCCGGAGGAGACGCCCACTTGACTTCAACCATCCCACTAGTGTCAGATTTGGCAGATGTAGAGAATGTTATTGGAGATTCTTCCGGTGGTTCTGATGCTAATGTTATGGAAAATCTTGGAAAGTTTATTTCTGACAAGAGTTTTGATGGTGTGATTCTTCGTGACTCTTCAGTAGCACAGTTGACAACAGCATTTCGCATTTTAGCATTCATTTCAGAGAACTCA ACTGTTGCTGCTACTCTATATGATGAAGGTGTTATAGCAATAATCTATGCAGTTCTGGTCAATTGTAGGTTCATGCTTGAGAGGTCCTCGAACAGCTATG ATTACCTTGTTGATGAGGGCACGGAATGCAATTCTACATCAGATTTACTGTCGGAACGAAATCGTGAGCAAAGTTTAGTTGATCTTGTGGTTCCTACACTTGTGTTGTTGATCAATTTATTGCAGAAATTGCAG GAAGTACAAGAGCAGCACAGAAATACCAAATTATTGAATGTCCTTCTACGATTGCACCGAGAAGTAAG TCCGAAATTAGCTGCATGTGCAGCAGACTTATCTTCTCCTCATCCTGATTCTGCGCTCGGTTTTGGAGCTATCTGTCATCTTCTTGTGTCCGCGCTTGCTTGTTGGCCAGTCTATGGCTGGACTCCTGGCCTTTTCGACTCCCTCCTTGCTAATGTTCAAGTTACTTCCTTGCTGGCCTTGGGTCCAAAGGAAACATGCAGTTTGCTTTGTCTTCTG AATGATTTATTTCCGGAAGAAGGGGTATGGCTTTGGAAAAATGGGATGCCCTTGTTGAGTGCCCTTAGAAAGTTGTCCGTTGGGACTGTTTTGGGTCCtcagaaggagagagaggtcAATTGGTATTTGCATCCTGTGCACCTGGAGAAGCTTCTTAGCCAGTTGATGCCGCATCTTGACAAAGTTGCCCAGATTATCCAACATTATGCTATCTCT GCATTGGTGGTCATTCAAGACATGCTTCGAGTCTTTATTATTCGTATTGCTTGCCAAAAAGCTGAAAGTTGTTCAATACTTCTGCGGCCCATATTCTCATGGATTCTTGATCATGCTTATGACTTTTCTTCTCCATCAGATGTGGATGCTTATAAG gtTTATAGATATCTTGATTTCCTTGCTAGCTTATTGGAGCATCCACGTGCCAAg GCACTATTGTTAAAGGAGGGTGTGATTCAGATGCTAACTAGAGTGCTGGATAGGTGTTTAGCTGCCACGGATACAGATAGAGTAGAGATTCTAGATGGTAGAAGTTCAGCTAAATTTGAATTCGGTTTGCTTAATTGGTCCCTCCCTGTGTTCAAGTCCTTCTCACTGATTTTTACTTCTCAAGCATCTCTACACCATGCTGGGGAAAATGATCT gcacaaatttgaaaatttgagtACTGAAGATTGCACAATCATTTTAAAATATCTCCTCAGATTTTTTCAG GTTCTACCGGTTGGAAAAGAATTACTTGCGTGTCTTACTGCTTTTAAAGAATTGGGTTATTGTAGTGAAGGTCGAAGAGCTTTAGCAGCCACTTTTGATTGTGTCTCCTCTGTTGTTGATGATCGTGAAAAGGATGGCAATGGCAATTATAGTCTTCCTAATGAATATGAATGGAGAAAGAGTCCCCCATTGTTATGTTGCTGCAAAAACTTGTTAAGATCAGTTGACTCAAAAGATGGTTTGTCAAGTTATACAATCGAGGCTGTCAATGCATTGTCTATGGGATCTTTCAGCTTCTGCCTTGATGGGGAAAG ATTGAATCCAGATAGGGTTGTTGCGGTGAAATTCCTGTTTGGCATTCCTGATGATATAGGTGAAGAAGATAGTGTTCCTCATGCAAACATAAGCTACATTCGTGAATTGACCTCTATGCTGAAGACCATAGCCGCTGACCATGTAGCTGACTCTGATACTCAAACCCCTCTATGTCAG GTTTTAGAATCTGTGAAATCATTAATACTGCTGTTGCAAAAACCTAGTTCTTCATTGAAGCTGGATGATGTATTTTCTAGTGATTTTGTTCCTCTGCCACTAAATATTATAGTTTCTTCAAAGATCCATATAATGTCAGATGGTGGTGCTGAAATGGCTGACGATTATCTTTACCAAGGAGCACTAGGAGACAAATTTCAGTGGGAGTGTCCTGAAACATTACCAGATAGATTGTCACAATCAAATCTTTCTGTTAAGAGGAAAATGCCATCACTTGATGGCCCAAATAGGCGTGCTAGAGGAGAAAATTCTCCGGCTGAGACCCCAAATCAAAATGTGTTTTCACGAGGATTGGGTTCAACTACTGCCTCGTCTGGCCCTACTCGTAGGGATACCTTTAGGCAGCGCAAACCAAATACCAGCAGACCTCCTTCCATGCATGTTGATGACTATGTTGCgagagaaagaaatgatggTGTTTCTAACTCTAATGTAATAGCAGTACAGCGAGTGGGATCTACTGGTGGGAGACCTCCGTCAATTCATGTGGATGAATTTATGGCCAGGCAAAGGGAACGCCAGAATCCAGTGTCACCTGTAGTTGGGGATGCAGCAGTACAGGTGAAGAGTGCGACTCCTGTGAACGATACAGCTACGGAGAAGTTCAACAGACCTAAACAATTGAAAGCGGATCTTGATGATGATCTTCATGGAATTGACATAGTATTTGACGGTGAGGAGTCTGAACCTGATGACAAATTGCCCTTTCCTCAGCCGGATGATAATCTGCAGCAGCCTGCTCCTGTCGTTGTTGAGCAAAGTTCTCCCCACTCTATTGTTGCAGAGACAGAGAGTGATATTCATGACTTGGCCACGCCCTCAGCATCTAATATGGATGAGAACACACAAAGTGAATTTTCTTCCAGGATGTCAGTTTCGCGCCCTGAAATTCCATTGACTCGAGAACCTAGTGTTACTTCAGATAAAAAGTACTATGAGCATTCTGATGACCCAAAGAATGCTACACTACTCAGGACTTCTAGTGGTTTTGATTCTGCAACAGCAGCAAATAGTCCCAGATTCCCTGTTTTTGCTTATAATAATTCTTCAGCATCTTCGGTACAATTACCAGTTGATTCTAGGATGACTCCACAAAATTTCTTTCCAAAGAGTAGTCCACAACATGCTGGTAATGCGCCTGTAGCTTCTGGATCTCCAGGATTTTATGACCAGAGATTTCTTCCAAATCAACCTCCTTTACCTCCCATGCCTCCTCCTTCAACAGCTGTGATATCTCAGACATCTGAGTCAGTTCCAAGTCAATCATCCCCTTTTGTGAACTCTCTGACTGATGTACAGCAGCAGCTTCCAACAGCCTTCCAG ATTCGTTCAGATTATCTTTCTGCATTCAATAATGGTTCTACATCTTCAAGAAATTCCGTCTCTTCTCCCAATGGGGCCGCCAGGCCACCACCCCCACTTCCTCCTACACCACCCCCTTTTTCTTCTAGTCCATATAATTTAACGTCCAATAGAACTATTTCGCAGTCTTCAGTATATAACCAGACAAGTGTGGGAGCAACTGAACTTCCTCAGAGCTCTACTGCACCCTCAAATGATGCTCGGTTAGGTGGTCTTTCTGCTTCAGGGGCCAGAGTAAATACCTATTCGCCACCTTCCTTAGTGCCACACATGGTTTTCAGGCCAGGTTCTAATTCTATGAGTCTTTATGGAAGCTTACCAACTCAGCTGCAAGGCGACAACGCAAGTATTTTGCAGAATCTATCTATTCCTCAGGCAATTCATTCCCTTGCTCAGTTGCAGCCACTGCAACCCCCACAGCTTCCACGCCCTCCGCAACCACCCCAACATCTTAGGCCACCTTTACAAGCTTCACAACAGTTGGAACAAGGTGTATCTTTGCAGAGCCAAGTTCAAATGCATCATCCACTGCAGATTCTGCAACAGCCACAGGTTTCACCTATGCATGCCTACTATCAATCCCAACAACAAGAGTTTGTTCATGtacagcagcaacagcaagTTGACCATTCTCAACTGCAAGCAATGCATCAATCAGGGGATGCTTCATCCCAACAGCAACAAGATCCGGGAATGTCCTTACATGAATACTTCAAGTCTCCAGAAGCTATTCAG TCTTTATTGAGTGACCGAGATAAACTTTGTCAGCTTTTGGAGCAGCATCCAAAGTTAATGCAGATGCTTCAG GAGAAGTTGGGCCAGCTATAA